From a single Collimonas pratensis genomic region:
- a CDS encoding alkaline phosphatase family protein, whose amino-acid sequence MGKILPQVEHIVVVMLENRSLDNMLGWLYADGSAPAVVLPNNSARQFDGLHADMWNPVNAGYFCGDPPQKAMVGRGTVCGTIPDPDPEETFDNVSYQLYGPQAPAAAPSWPMQGFVVNYATTNTADATQVMQCHDCCQIPVLAALARQYAVSDAWFAPVPSQTWPNRAFAHAGTSNGRINNGSPPDPFAWDVPTIYNVLQAIGSSWSVYSDTLLTPSLTRTMFPKLWDPLLNAHFSRFTEFVDACACDTLPAYSFIEPCFMLQPNDQHPPHDVQAGEAFLHEIWTAVSTSPGWNRTLLIITYDEHGGCYDHVLPPAGAQPPDAASAPGDGGFGFDRFGVRVPAVLVSPYIAAGTVFRSGSGVPCDHTSILATLRDWIGIAPADMLPSKRIAAAPTLEQVLTLATARGDLPSIAVPAANWQPPPMSTPLNDLQKSLVSGSARRFGLDPATTLNGIQTRQHAIDFFKRRPTKVNS is encoded by the coding sequence ATGGGAAAGATCCTGCCGCAGGTCGAGCACATCGTGGTGGTCATGCTGGAAAACCGTTCGCTCGACAATATGCTGGGCTGGCTGTATGCGGACGGCAGCGCGCCCGCCGTGGTCTTGCCAAACAACAGCGCCAGGCAGTTTGACGGCCTGCATGCCGATATGTGGAACCCGGTGAATGCCGGCTATTTCTGCGGCGATCCGCCGCAAAAGGCGATGGTCGGGCGCGGTACTGTTTGCGGCACCATACCCGATCCGGACCCGGAGGAAACCTTCGATAACGTGAGCTATCAGCTGTACGGCCCGCAGGCCCCGGCTGCGGCGCCGTCCTGGCCGATGCAGGGCTTCGTCGTCAACTACGCCACCACCAACACCGCCGACGCCACCCAGGTCATGCAGTGCCATGACTGCTGTCAGATTCCGGTGCTGGCGGCGCTGGCGCGGCAATATGCGGTGTCCGACGCCTGGTTTGCGCCGGTGCCCAGCCAGACCTGGCCGAATCGCGCTTTCGCGCACGCCGGCACCTCCAACGGCCGCATCAACAACGGCAGTCCGCCGGATCCCTTCGCTTGGGATGTGCCGACCATCTACAACGTGCTGCAAGCGATTGGCAGCAGCTGGTCGGTATACAGCGATACGCTGCTGACGCCGTCGCTGACGCGCACCATGTTTCCCAAGCTGTGGGATCCGCTATTGAATGCGCACTTCAGCCGTTTCACCGAATTTGTCGATGCCTGCGCCTGCGACACGCTGCCGGCCTACAGCTTCATCGAGCCCTGCTTCATGCTGCAGCCGAACGACCAGCATCCGCCGCACGATGTCCAGGCGGGCGAGGCCTTCCTGCACGAGATCTGGACGGCAGTCAGCACCTCTCCGGGCTGGAACCGGACCTTGCTGATCATTACCTATGACGAGCATGGCGGCTGCTACGATCATGTCTTGCCGCCAGCGGGCGCGCAGCCGCCGGACGCCGCTAGTGCGCCGGGCGACGGCGGTTTCGGATTTGACCGTTTCGGCGTGCGTGTGCCTGCGGTACTGGTGTCGCCCTATATCGCCGCGGGCACGGTATTTCGCTCCGGCAGCGGCGTCCCTTGCGACCATACTTCGATATTGGCGACCTTGCGCGACTGGATCGGGATAGCGCCGGCGGACATGTTGCCCAGCAAGCGCATCGCTGCGGCGCCGACGCTGGAGCAGGTGCTGACGCTGGCGACGGCACGCGGCGATCTGCCGTCAATTGCCGTGCCGGCGGCAAATTGGCAGCCGCCGCCGATGTCGACGCCGCTCAACGATCTGCAGAAAAGCCTGGTGAGCGGCTCGGCGCGACGCTTCGGCCTTGATCCGGCAACGACCCTGAACGGCATCCAGACGCGCCAGCATGCGATAGATTTCTTCAAGCGCCGGCCGACCAAGGTCAATTCTTGA
- a CDS encoding peptide chain release factor 3 encodes MQEPVSEQPEVTGVDAGAADSADTIAHNVSVEQIASEVARRRTFGIISHPDAGKTTLTEKLLLFSGAIQLAGTVKGRKSGRHATSDWMDIEKQRGISVASSVMQFEYRDHVVNLLDTPGHQDFSEDTYRVLTAVDSALMVIDAAKGVETQTIKLLNVCRMRNTPIITLMNKMDRETRDPLELLDELESVLKIQCAPVTWPIGMGKTFRGVYHLLRDEILLFAAGSDKADQTFEVIKGIDNPRLDEMFPREIEQLRMEVELVHGASHPFDQEAFLAGVQTPVFFGSAINNFGIREILNALIDWAQPPGSRDATVRTVEPKEASFSGFVFKIQANMDPAHRDRIAFLRVCSGHFQRGMKIKHLRLNRDIKVSSVVTFMASSREQVEEAYAGDIIGLPNHGNMQIGDSFSEGELLQFTGIPYFAPDFFRSVRIRNPLKIKQLHKGLQQLGEEGAIQVFKPVTSSDLVLGGVGVLQFEVVASRLLNEYGVDAVFEGTSISSARWVTCEDKKILADFEKSTAGNNLAYDAAGNLAYLATSGVNLRLTQERWPLVVFHETREHAAKLG; translated from the coding sequence ATGCAAGAACCCGTTTCCGAGCAGCCGGAAGTTACCGGCGTTGACGCTGGCGCGGCCGATAGCGCCGACACCATCGCCCACAATGTCTCCGTCGAGCAGATCGCCAGCGAAGTGGCGCGCCGCCGCACCTTCGGCATCATTTCTCACCCGGACGCCGGCAAAACCACGCTGACTGAAAAACTGCTGCTGTTTTCCGGCGCGATCCAGCTGGCAGGCACCGTCAAGGGCCGCAAGAGCGGCCGCCATGCGACCTCGGACTGGATGGACATCGAAAAGCAGCGCGGCATTTCGGTCGCCAGCTCGGTCATGCAGTTCGAGTACCGCGACCACGTGGTCAACCTGCTCGACACCCCGGGCCACCAGGACTTCTCGGAAGATACCTACCGCGTGCTGACCGCGGTCGACTCGGCGCTGATGGTGATCGACGCCGCCAAGGGCGTGGAAACGCAGACCATCAAGCTGCTCAACGTCTGCCGCATGCGCAACACGCCGATCATCACCTTGATGAACAAGATGGACCGCGAAACCCGCGATCCGCTGGAATTGCTGGACGAGCTGGAATCGGTGCTGAAGATCCAGTGCGCGCCGGTGACCTGGCCGATCGGCATGGGCAAGACTTTCCGCGGCGTGTATCACCTGCTGCGCGACGAGATCCTGCTGTTCGCCGCCGGCAGCGACAAGGCCGACCAGACCTTTGAAGTCATCAAGGGCATCGACAATCCGCGCCTGGATGAAATGTTCCCGCGCGAAATCGAACAGCTGCGCATGGAAGTCGAACTGGTGCACGGCGCCTCGCATCCGTTTGACCAGGAAGCCTTCCTGGCCGGCGTGCAGACCCCGGTCTTCTTCGGCTCCGCCATCAACAACTTCGGTATCCGCGAAATCCTCAATGCGCTGATCGACTGGGCGCAGCCGCCTGGCTCACGCGACGCCACCGTGCGCACCGTGGAACCGAAGGAAGCCAGTTTCTCCGGCTTCGTTTTCAAGATCCAGGCCAATATGGACCCGGCCCACCGTGACCGCATCGCTTTCCTGCGCGTCTGCTCCGGCCACTTCCAGCGCGGCATGAAGATCAAGCATTTGCGTCTGAATCGCGACATCAAGGTCTCCAGCGTGGTGACCTTCATGGCGTCCAGCCGCGAACAGGTGGAAGAAGCCTACGCCGGCGACATCATCGGCTTGCCCAACCACGGCAACATGCAGATCGGCGACAGCTTCTCCGAAGGCGAGCTGCTGCAGTTCACCGGCATCCCCTACTTCGCGCCGGATTTCTTCCGCTCGGTGCGGATCCGCAATCCGCTCAAGATCAAGCAGCTGCACAAGGGCTTGCAGCAGCTCGGCGAAGAAGGCGCGATCCAGGTATTCAAGCCGGTCACCAGCAGCGACCTGGTGCTGGGCGGGGTCGGCGTGCTGCAGTTTGAAGTGGTGGCCAGCCGTCTGCTCAATGAGTATGGCGTCGACGCCGTGTTCGAAGGCACCAGCATCAGCAGCGCGCGCTGGGTTACCTGCGAGGACAAGAAGATCCTGGCCGATTTCGAGAAATCCACGGCCGGCAACAATCTCGCTTACGACGCCGCCGGCAACCTGGCTTACCTGGCTACTTCCGGCGTCAACCTGCGCCTGACGCAGGAGCGCTGGCCGCTGGTGGTGTTTCATGAGACCCGGGAGCATGCGGCCAAGCTGGGCTAA
- a CDS encoding dicarboxylate/amino acid:cation symporter: MAKPALYKSLYVQVLTAIVIGVVLGHLYPETGAAMKPLGDGFIKLIKMIIAPVIFCTVVIGIAGMEDMKKVGKTGGLALLYFEIMSTVALILGLVVVNVWHPGTGMHVDLSSLDTKSLAAYTGPGKMESTVDFFFHIIPSSMIDAFAKNEILQVLLIAILFGFSLHKFGGRGTLVFDFIEKFSHVLFGMVGLIMKVAPIGAFGAMAFTIGKYGVGSLLSLGQLMGAFYLTCLLFIFGVLGVVARVHGFSVWKFVKYIKEELLIVLGTSSSESVLPRLMGKLENLGAKKSVVGLVIPTGYSFNLDGTSIYLTMAAVFIAQATDTPMSLMQQLTLLAVLLLTSKGAAGVTGSGFIVLAATLSAVGHVPVAGLALILGIDRFMSEARALTNTIGNGVATLVVAKWTGELDEEQLHRQLDGKAVDADQELAVHDAAVAQADQRDHA, from the coding sequence ATGGCAAAACCAGCGCTCTACAAATCACTCTATGTACAGGTATTGACCGCCATCGTGATCGGCGTCGTGCTGGGACATCTCTATCCGGAAACCGGAGCCGCCATGAAGCCGCTCGGCGACGGTTTCATCAAACTGATCAAGATGATCATCGCGCCGGTGATTTTCTGCACCGTGGTGATCGGCATCGCCGGCATGGAAGACATGAAGAAAGTCGGCAAGACCGGCGGCCTGGCCTTGCTGTACTTTGAAATCATGAGCACGGTGGCGCTGATCCTCGGCCTGGTGGTGGTCAACGTCTGGCATCCGGGCACCGGCATGCACGTCGACCTGAGCTCGCTCGATACCAAGAGCCTCGCTGCCTACACCGGCCCGGGCAAGATGGAGTCGACGGTCGACTTCTTCTTCCACATCATCCCGAGCAGCATGATCGACGCCTTCGCCAAGAACGAGATCCTGCAGGTGCTGCTGATCGCGATACTGTTCGGTTTCTCGCTGCATAAATTCGGCGGCCGCGGCACGCTGGTGTTCGATTTCATCGAAAAATTCTCGCATGTGCTGTTCGGCATGGTCGGCCTGATCATGAAGGTCGCACCGATCGGCGCCTTCGGCGCGATGGCTTTCACCATCGGCAAATACGGCGTCGGCTCCTTGCTGTCGCTGGGCCAGCTGATGGGTGCTTTCTACCTGACCTGTTTGCTGTTCATCTTCGGCGTACTGGGCGTGGTCGCCAGGGTGCACGGCTTCAGCGTCTGGAAGTTCGTCAAGTACATCAAGGAAGAACTGCTGATCGTACTCGGCACGTCGTCGTCGGAATCGGTGCTGCCGCGTCTGATGGGCAAGCTGGAAAACCTCGGCGCCAAGAAGTCGGTGGTCGGCCTGGTGATCCCGACCGGTTATTCCTTCAACCTGGACGGCACCTCGATCTACCTGACCATGGCCGCGGTCTTCATTGCCCAGGCGACCGATACGCCGATGTCGCTGATGCAGCAGCTGACTCTGCTGGCGGTCCTGCTGCTGACTTCCAAGGGCGCGGCAGGCGTGACCGGCAGCGGCTTCATCGTGCTGGCGGCGACCTTGTCCGCCGTCGGTCACGTACCTGTGGCCGGCCTGGCGCTGATCCTCGGCATCGACCGTTTCATGTCGGAAGCGCGCGCGCTGACCAACACCATCGGCAATGGCGTAGCGACGCTGGTGGTGGCGAAATGGACCGGCGAGCTGGATGAAGAGCAGCTACACCGTCAGCTGGATGGCAAGGCCGTCGATGCGGATCAGGAACTGGCTGTGCACGACGCGGCGGTGGCGCAGGCGGACCAGCGCGATCACGCGTAA
- a CDS encoding acetoacetate decarboxylase: MTENEVRKNAFAMPIHNPAFPPGPYRFVDREFLIITYRTDPEALRKIIPEPLQFIEPIVKFEFIKMPDSTGFGHYCESGQVIPVTLNGVAGGYVHSMYLNDHPPIAGGRELWGFPKKLGSPELQVHTDTLMGTLDYSDFRIATGTMGYKHKTLDNDVIKKSLETPAFLLKIIPHVDGSPRICELVQYSLTDITVKGAWSGPGALDLHPHALAPIADLPVLEVISAVHILSDLTLPLGTVAYDYLAK, encoded by the coding sequence ATGACTGAAAACGAAGTCCGCAAAAATGCTTTTGCGATGCCCATCCACAATCCGGCCTTTCCGCCCGGCCCTTATCGCTTCGTTGACCGCGAATTCCTGATCATTACCTACCGCACCGATCCGGAAGCGCTCAGGAAAATCATCCCGGAACCGCTGCAGTTCATCGAACCCATCGTCAAATTCGAATTCATCAAGATGCCGGACTCCACCGGCTTCGGTCATTACTGCGAATCGGGCCAGGTGATTCCAGTCACGCTGAACGGCGTCGCCGGCGGCTATGTGCACAGCATGTATCTGAACGATCACCCGCCGATCGCCGGCGGCCGTGAACTGTGGGGCTTCCCCAAGAAACTCGGCAGCCCGGAGTTGCAGGTCCATACCGACACCCTGATGGGCACGCTCGACTACAGCGACTTCCGCATCGCCACCGGCACCATGGGCTACAAGCACAAGACGCTCGACAACGACGTCATCAAGAAATCGCTGGAAACACCTGCCTTCCTTCTGAAAATCATTCCGCATGTCGACGGCAGCCCGCGCATCTGCGAACTGGTACAGTACAGCCTGACCGACATCACCGTTAAAGGCGCCTGGAGCGGCCCTGGCGCGCTCGACCTGCATCCGCATGCGTTGGCGCCTATCGCCGACCTGCCGGTACTGGAAGTCATCTCCGCAGTACACATTTTGTCTGACCTGACTTTGCCGTTAGGCACAGTCGCTTACGATTATCTTGCCAAGTAA
- a CDS encoding 3-hydroxybutyrate dehydrogenase, translated as MSLKDKVALITGSASGIGKEIAIEYARAGAKVVIADLQLDAATATANEITQSGGIAMAVAMNVTDEAQVDKGIADTVAAYGSIDVLISNAGIQIIAPIVDSTLDNWKKMLAIHLDGAYLTTRAAMREMIKKGNGGSIIYMGSVHSHEASPLKAPYVTAKHGLIGLAKVVAKEGAKDKIRANVICPGFVRTPLVEKQIPEQAKELGITEDQVVKTVMLKDTVDGEFTTVHDVAQTAIFLGGFESNALTGQSIVVSHGWFMQ; from the coding sequence ATGTCACTCAAAGATAAAGTTGCACTGATCACCGGTTCCGCCAGCGGCATCGGCAAGGAAATCGCCATTGAATACGCACGCGCCGGCGCCAAGGTCGTGATCGCCGACCTGCAGCTCGATGCCGCCACCGCCACCGCCAATGAAATCACGCAATCTGGCGGGATCGCCATGGCAGTCGCCATGAACGTCACCGACGAAGCGCAGGTCGACAAAGGCATCGCCGACACTGTCGCCGCCTACGGCAGCATCGACGTCCTGATCAGCAATGCCGGGATCCAGATCATCGCCCCTATCGTCGACTCGACCTTGGATAACTGGAAAAAAATGCTGGCGATCCACCTCGACGGCGCCTACCTGACTACCCGCGCGGCAATGCGCGAAATGATCAAGAAGGGCAACGGCGGTTCCATCATTTACATGGGCTCGGTCCACTCGCACGAAGCATCGCCGCTGAAGGCGCCGTACGTCACTGCCAAGCACGGTCTGATCGGCCTGGCCAAGGTGGTGGCCAAGGAAGGCGCCAAAGACAAGATCCGCGCCAATGTCATCTGCCCGGGTTTCGTCCGCACCCCGCTGGTAGAAAAGCAGATCCCTGAGCAAGCCAAGGAACTCGGCATCACCGAAGACCAGGTGGTCAAGACTGTCATGCTAAAAGATACCGTGGATGGCGAATTCACCACCGTCCATGATGTTGCTCAGACGGCGATTTTCCTCGGTGGCTTCGAATCCAACGCGCTGACCGGCCAATCGATCGTGGTCAGCCACGGCTGGTTCATGCAGTAA
- a CDS encoding hemolysin family protein, with protein sequence MNNLLLVIAALFLVALNGFFVAAEFGLVKLRQTRIRAIAKTQGLRGRILAIVHRQLDAYLSACQLGITLASLGLGWIGEPAFASLLQPLFGLLGISSPELIHGVSFFFAFFLISFLHIVIGELAPKTVAIRNPEVIGLWCALPLYGFYWAMYPAIWALNASANWILRMAGLAGAHGHDSQYSADELKLILRGSHAGEKFNRDEWNVLAQSLDFSELEVSDLMRPINEITALHQAASLQENLQTIYRHRFSRYPFFDQSGVNVLGVIHLKDLFIAQQEGKPIDSLNAFLRPVEYVSPRMPALELFRRFRTGAPHFAIIGKKGSKPEGFITLDNILGAMVGEIRDEFRRNDNEWSRLDDGTLLGKGSLPIFSLERILGIDVVIDGDEDVDSVGGLIMAKLGDLPHEGQKIAFDGFDIVVKKMNGPRIVLVKVYPAPRTFDAG encoded by the coding sequence TTGAACAACCTGCTATTGGTTATTGCAGCATTATTCTTGGTAGCACTCAACGGTTTCTTCGTTGCTGCCGAATTTGGTTTAGTCAAATTACGCCAGACGCGCATCCGCGCCATCGCCAAGACCCAAGGCTTGCGCGGCCGCATCCTGGCCATCGTGCACCGCCAGTTGGACGCCTATCTGTCCGCCTGCCAACTCGGCATCACTCTTGCTTCGCTCGGCCTCGGCTGGATCGGCGAACCGGCTTTCGCCAGCTTGTTGCAGCCGTTGTTCGGCCTGCTCGGCATCAGCTCGCCGGAACTGATACATGGCGTCTCGTTTTTCTTCGCCTTCTTCCTGATTTCCTTCCTGCACATCGTGATCGGCGAACTGGCGCCGAAGACCGTCGCTATCCGTAACCCGGAAGTCATCGGCCTCTGGTGCGCCTTGCCGCTGTACGGTTTTTACTGGGCCATGTATCCCGCCATCTGGGCGCTGAACGCCAGCGCCAACTGGATCTTGCGCATGGCCGGCCTGGCCGGCGCCCATGGCCACGACTCGCAGTACTCTGCCGATGAGTTGAAGCTGATCCTGCGCGGCAGCCACGCCGGCGAAAAATTCAACCGCGACGAGTGGAACGTGCTGGCGCAGTCGCTCGACTTCAGCGAACTGGAGGTGTCCGACCTGATGCGCCCGATCAATGAGATCACTGCGCTGCACCAGGCCGCCAGCCTGCAGGAAAACCTGCAGACCATCTATCGCCACCGCTTCAGCCGCTACCCATTCTTCGACCAGAGCGGGGTCAATGTGCTGGGCGTGATCCATCTCAAGGATTTGTTCATCGCCCAGCAAGAGGGCAAGCCGATCGACAGCCTGAACGCCTTCCTGCGTCCGGTGGAATACGTCTCGCCGCGCATGCCGGCATTGGAGCTGTTCCGCCGCTTCCGTACCGGCGCACCGCACTTCGCCATCATCGGCAAGAAGGGCAGCAAGCCGGAAGGTTTCATCACGCTCGACAACATACTGGGCGCGATGGTGGGCGAGATCCGTGACGAATTCCGCCGCAACGACAATGAATGGAGCCGCCTCGACGACGGCACCTTGCTGGGCAAGGGCAGCCTGCCGATTTTCAGCCTCGAGCGCATCCTCGGCATCGACGTCGTCATCGACGGCGACGAAGACGTCGACTCGGTCGGCGGCCTGATCATGGCCAAGCTGGGGGATCTGCCGCACGAAGGGCAGAAGATAGCGTTCGACGGCTTCGATATAGTGGTCAAGAAAATGAACGGCCCGCGTATCGTGCTGGTGAAGGTGTATCCGGCGCCACGCACCTTTGACGCCGGATAA
- a CDS encoding heme biosynthesis protein HemY: MRFFLRLVALFAVAIGLAVLARYNPGNVVLFFPPYRIDLSLNFFVVLLLILFIILYVVIRTIRVTQKLPARVIGYRRHKRETTANNALRDSLKSLFEGRFGQAEKAATRAAELQDNLGVAALIGARAAHRMGQPERRDIWLASIEDDEPLKTARLITTLDLLVDEHKSQAALQAVSELNARGTRHIHALRLALKANQQAKNWPEVLRLVRTLNKHDALHPALSTRLRELAYDGLLSDDAHDAESITRLWATVPSEDRIKPFIAMRGASAFNKCGLHAEARAIVEKSMATEWDPRLLATYRDAVAAEATPALLAQIEHCEQWTAKAPNDAELALTLGSFCFKQKLWGKAQRHLEQALSDAVAPATVREAHLRLGQLHEAIEQPELAAEHYRQCALATTL, encoded by the coding sequence ATGCGATTCTTTCTCCGGCTTGTAGCTCTGTTTGCGGTCGCCATCGGCCTGGCTGTGTTGGCGCGTTACAACCCCGGTAACGTGGTGCTGTTTTTCCCACCTTATCGGATCGACCTGTCGCTGAATTTCTTCGTCGTCCTGCTGCTGATCCTGTTCATCATCCTGTACGTGGTGATCCGCACGATCCGGGTGACCCAGAAACTGCCGGCGCGCGTGATCGGCTATCGCCGCCATAAACGCGAGACGACGGCCAACAACGCCTTGCGCGACTCCCTCAAATCGCTGTTTGAAGGCCGTTTCGGCCAGGCGGAAAAGGCCGCCACGCGCGCCGCCGAACTGCAGGACAACCTGGGGGTGGCGGCGCTGATCGGCGCCCGCGCCGCGCATCGCATGGGGCAACCCGAGCGGCGCGACATCTGGCTGGCCAGCATCGAGGACGACGAGCCGTTGAAAACCGCACGCCTGATCACAACCCTGGATCTGCTGGTGGACGAGCACAAATCGCAGGCCGCGCTGCAAGCTGTGAGCGAGCTGAACGCCCGCGGCACGCGCCATATCCACGCCTTGCGGCTGGCGCTGAAGGCTAACCAGCAAGCCAAGAACTGGCCGGAAGTGCTGCGCCTGGTGCGCACCCTGAACAAGCACGATGCCTTGCATCCGGCCTTGTCGACCCGTCTGCGCGAGCTGGCCTATGACGGTTTGCTGTCGGACGATGCGCACGACGCCGAATCGATCACGCGTTTGTGGGCTACTGTGCCAAGCGAAGACCGCATCAAGCCGTTCATCGCCATGCGCGGCGCCAGCGCCTTCAACAAATGCGGCTTGCACGCCGAAGCGCGCGCCATCGTCGAGAAATCCATGGCGACCGAATGGGATCCGCGCTTGCTGGCAACCTACCGCGACGCGGTCGCCGCCGAAGCCACGCCGGCGCTGCTGGCGCAGATCGAGCATTGCGAACAGTGGACCGCCAAAGCACCCAACGATGCCGAACTGGCGCTGACCTTGGGTAGCTTCTGCTTCAAGCAGAAATTGTGGGGCAAGGCGCAGCGTCACCTGGAACAGGCCCTGTCGGATGCGGTAGCGCCGGCGACAGTGCGCGAAGCCCATCTGCGGCTGGGACAGCTGCATGAAGCGATCGAGCAACCGGAACTGGCGGCCGAACATTACCGGCAGTGTGCGCTGGCGACTACGCTGTAG
- a CDS encoding uroporphyrinogen-III C-methyltransferase, producing MNESIPTPELNQSAGPAASAATSPSSGAQPVLQPYAVNSGKSRGGKLGLVYLALLLLALLLAGQWWAMHNENNKLRQEIARRLQVGDSSNTETKVLVKSVQDGTKELQGKVSVLESKQLESQSQQLALEQLYKDLSKNGDEQALSEVEGTLSTASQQLQLAGNVQGALIALQNADKTLSRSDKPQFIIVRRAIASDIEKLKALPTLDVTGIAVRLDSIIGQIDSMPLLSDEKPVFGVSQPSNQAPADGKVKPAKAAANAAVNTNIAKSQAATDAAVTDWKNRMHDAWQSWSSEMWTEISQLIRVRTVATPDALLLSPTQAYYARENLKLRLLNARLGLLSRNESAFRSDLIAAQETITKYFDTRAKQTQTVQTMLKQVQNSNLSITMPALDSPAAIRTYKGKP from the coding sequence ATGAACGAATCGATACCCACTCCAGAATTGAACCAGTCCGCTGGTCCTGCCGCCAGTGCGGCGACGTCGCCGTCCTCGGGAGCGCAGCCGGTGCTGCAGCCGTATGCGGTCAATAGCGGCAAAAGCCGTGGCGGCAAGCTCGGCCTGGTGTACCTGGCTTTGCTGCTGCTGGCGCTGCTGCTGGCCGGCCAGTGGTGGGCGATGCATAACGAAAACAACAAGCTGCGCCAGGAAATCGCGCGCCGCCTGCAAGTCGGCGACAGCAGCAATACCGAAACCAAGGTGCTGGTGAAGTCGGTGCAGGATGGCACCAAGGAGCTGCAAGGCAAGGTCAGCGTGCTGGAGAGCAAGCAGCTGGAATCGCAGAGCCAGCAACTGGCGCTCGAGCAGTTGTACAAGGATCTGTCGAAAAATGGCGATGAGCAAGCCTTGTCAGAAGTCGAAGGAACGCTGTCGACCGCCAGCCAGCAGCTGCAGCTGGCCGGCAACGTGCAGGGCGCCCTGATCGCCTTGCAGAATGCCGACAAAACCCTGTCGCGTTCCGACAAGCCGCAGTTCATCATCGTCCGCCGCGCCATCGCCAGCGACATCGAAAAGCTCAAGGCCTTGCCGACGTTGGACGTGACCGGCATCGCCGTGCGTCTCGACAGCATCATTGGCCAGATCGACAGCATGCCGCTGCTGTCGGATGAAAAGCCGGTGTTCGGCGTCAGCCAGCCGAGCAACCAGGCGCCTGCCGACGGCAAGGTCAAGCCGGCCAAGGCTGCCGCCAATGCCGCAGTTAATACGAACATCGCCAAGTCGCAAGCCGCCACCGATGCCGCCGTGACCGACTGGAAAAACCGCATGCACGACGCCTGGCAAAGCTGGAGCTCGGAAATGTGGACTGAAATCAGCCAACTGATACGGGTGCGCACGGTCGCCACGCCGGATGCCTTGCTGCTGTCGCCGACCCAGGCCTATTACGCCCGGGAAAACCTGAAGCTGCGCTTGCTGAATGCGCGCCTGGGCCTGTTGTCGCGCAATGAATCGGCTTTCCGCAGCGATCTGATCGCGGCGCAGGAAACCATTACCAAGTATTTCGACACCCGCGCCAAACAGACGCAGACCGTGCAGACCATGCTGAAGCAGGTTCAGAACAGCAATCTTTCGATCACCATGCCGGCGCTGGATAGCCCGGCGGCGATCCGTACTTACAAAGGCAAGCCATAG
- a CDS encoding uroporphyrinogen-III synthase, whose protein sequence is MPSPTLHPVIVTRPAAQATALAQQITARGRQAIVFPLLEILPLNDSAPLQAVLAQLTSYALVVFVSPNAIDAAMRFIPAWPPQVAIGIVGEGSRAALAQYGLTAQNTTIFSPPDLARTDSEGLLQALDLDSLRTAPVLLVRGESGRDFFADALLAAGIKVQAVAAYRRQAPALDAEGKIRLLQLLNSQNDWIVTSSEALRHLLDLVRQVESGSGVAKIQQQHLLVPHARIAESAHALGFSEVTLTGSGDERLLAALQFPL, encoded by the coding sequence ATGCCTAGCCCAACCTTGCATCCTGTCATCGTCACCAGGCCGGCGGCGCAAGCCACGGCGCTGGCGCAGCAGATTACGGCGCGCGGCCGCCAGGCGATTGTGTTCCCCTTGCTGGAAATCCTGCCGCTGAACGACAGCGCGCCTTTGCAAGCAGTGCTGGCGCAGCTAACCAGCTACGCGCTGGTGGTGTTTGTCAGTCCAAATGCGATCGACGCCGCCATGCGTTTCATTCCCGCCTGGCCGCCGCAGGTGGCGATCGGCATCGTCGGCGAGGGGAGCCGGGCAGCCTTGGCGCAATATGGTCTGACGGCGCAAAACACCACCATCTTCAGTCCGCCCGACCTGGCGCGCACCGATTCGGAAGGCTTGCTGCAGGCGCTCGACCTGGACTCCCTGCGCACAGCCCCGGTGTTGCTGGTGCGCGGCGAGAGCGGGCGCGATTTTTTTGCCGACGCCTTGCTGGCGGCAGGCATCAAGGTGCAGGCGGTTGCCGCTTATCGGCGCCAGGCGCCGGCGCTGGATGCGGAGGGAAAAATCCGCTTGCTGCAATTGCTCAACAGCCAAAACGACTGGATCGTCACCAGTTCGGAGGCCTTGCGGCACCTGCTGGACCTGGTGCGGCAGGTCGAAAGCGGCAGCGGTGTTGCAAAAATCCAACAGCAGCATCTCCTTGTGCCACATGCCCGTATTGCCGAATCTGCACATGCGCTTGGATTTAGCGAGGTTACTCTCACCGGCTCAGGCGACGAACGGCTGCTAGCCGCGTTACAATTCCCGCTATGA